Proteins from a genomic interval of Benincasa hispida cultivar B227 chromosome 7, ASM972705v1, whole genome shotgun sequence:
- the LOC120081293 gene encoding uncharacterized protein LOC120081293 — MIKTLNFPGSEIASIDFCVDCQFVRNGNRILVKFWQFFAVDSSLFIFFNPFECLESDAMRKKLDTRFPAARIKKIMQADEDVGKIALAVPVLVSKALELFLQDLCDRTYEITLQRGAKTMNSLHLKHCVQSYSVFDFLRDIVSRVPDYGHGHSDGAVDDRKRRKPLGDEGNDFDELKKSKMHDMSHGSTGRGRGRGRGRGRGRPARTAERDNFQPNLDVDPCTSIENRNKNSNPDVHMEHHVEPNETPKEIGEANQAIQNFDLNADVNASEDSKTVAAAAAVSEAPVEPAVPATTESETKAADEFPAWPLSDVDKMAIDPLQYAHLSSRVDEEEEDYDEEE, encoded by the exons ATGataaaaaccctaaattttcCTGGATCTGAGATTGCTTCGATAGATTTCTGCGTTGATTGCCAATTTGTTCGAAATGGTAATCGAATTCTGGTGAAGTTTTGGCAATTTTTCGCTGTTGATTCTTCgcttttcatatttttcaatcCATTTGAATGCCTCGAATCTGACGCCATGAGGAAGAAGCTCGATACCCGCTTTCCTGCT GCTCGAATAAAAAAGATAATGCAAGCAGATGAGGATGTTGGAAAGATAGCACTGGCAGTACCCGTTTTAGTTT CTAAAGCATTGGAACTGTTCCTGCAAGACCTCTGTGATCGCACATATGAGATAACTCTACAAAGAGGAGCAAAGACAATGAACTCATTACACCT AAAGCACTGTGTACAAAGCTATAGTGTTTTTGATTTTCTGAGGGATATTGTTAGTCGGGTTCCAGATTATGGTCATGGTCATTCTGATGGTGCTGTTGATGATAGAAAGAGGAG GAAACCCCTTGGTGATGAGGGCAACGATTTTGATGAGTTGAAGAAGAGCAAGATG CATGACATGAGCCATGGCAGCACTGGTAGAGGAAGAGGAAGGGGACGAGGACGAGGTCGTGGGCGACCTGCACGAACAGCCGAGAGGGACAACTTCCAACCTAACCTTGACGTTGACCCTTGCACATCTATAGAGAACAGGAACAAGAACTCCAACCCAGATGTGCACATGGAGCATCACGTCGAGCCTAACGAAACACCAAAAGAAATAGGTGAAGCCAATCAAGCTATCCAAAACTTTGACCTTAATGCTGATGTCAATGCCAGCGAGGACTCCAAGACTgtagcagcagcagcagcagtgTCAGAAGCGCCTGTCGAACCAGCTGTGCCTGCTACTACCGAGTCCGAGACCAAGGCAGCTGATGAATTCCCTGCCTGGCCTCTTTCTGATGTGGACAAAATGGCAATCGACCCTCTCCAGTATGCACATCTCAGCTCAAGAGTAGACGAGGAAGAGGAAGATTATGATGAAGAGGAGTAA
- the LOC120081294 gene encoding cysteine proteinase inhibitor 12, producing the protein MNKNSSISLSSSIALLLLLLFSWIIVLAGNASAQFCAQQDDPLLMASTLGGVRDSQGASNSTDVDELARFAVDEHNKKENSILEFVRVVKAKEQVVAGTLHHLTLEVVDAGKKKLYEAKVWVKSWMNFKELQEFKHAGDVPSITSSDLGAKKGDHPQGWREVPPHDPHVQDAAQHAVQTIQQRSNSLLPYELLEIIHAKAEVIEDAAKFDLLLKLKRGSKEEKFKVEVHKNNEGNFLLNQMVQDHS; encoded by the exons ATGAACAAGAATTCTTCGATTTCGTTATCTTCGTCAATTGCGCTATTGTTGCTGTTGTTGTTCTCTTGGATAATCGTTCTTGCAGGTAACGCATCAGCTCAATTTTGCGCTCAACAGGACGATCCACTGCTTATGGCGTCCACACTTGGAGGCGTGCGCGATTCTCAGGGAGCTTCCAACTCCACCGATGTCGATGAACTCGCTCGTTTCGCCGTCGATGAACACAACAAGAAAGAG AATTCAATTCTCGAGTTTGTGAGAGTCGTGAAGGCGAAAGAGCAGGTAGTAGCTGGTACACTGCACCATCTTACCCTTGAGGTTGTTGATGCTGGTAAAAAGAAGCTGTACGAAGCAAAGGTCTGGGTGAAGTCATGGATGAATTTTAAAGAATTGCAAGAGTTCAAGCATGCAGGCGATGTCCCCTCAATTACTTCTTCTGATCTTGGTGCAAAGAAAG GTGATCATCCCCAGGGATGGCGGGAAGTGCCACCACATGATCCTCATGTTCAGGATGCGGCACAGCATGCTGTTCAGACCATTCAGCAGAGATCTAATTCTCTACTCCCGTATGAACTGCTGGAAATCATACATGCCAAGGCAGAG GTGATTGAAGATGCTGCAAAGTTTGATTTGCTCCTAAAGCTGAAGAGAGGGAGTAAAGAAGAGAAGTTCAAAGTGGAAGTCCACAAGAACAATGAAGGTAACTTCCTTCTGAATCAGATGGTGCAAGATCATTCCTAG